One Sinorhizobium mexicanum genomic region harbors:
- a CDS encoding M23 family metallopeptidase produces the protein MITDKKMVRSLGDQPPILADGRRAPDRREISVRWLSGTFLTGITSSLLMGVALFAALDGRQQLAIPAEAFAALDPSAPGSAPINTAKRGDRILSPNVVAKPADKTVMEVSTMIHDGEKEVVRRQPFVHVKMALAANHQTSENYPAFDPLAIFATDDGDAEAPAARTGTIYGSDVESEVALKTVDFPLKGSGLSFGPSMSLDEVEENVRTNGSVLTEGNTQVASLFYVDPQRFASDAGDLDLIQGLSARIVEENMSVSAYENITKQSTEYADDVIPVRRPTPIATVMMNAGYAKAQAEDAGGYIEEALGAKELAAGDVLRIGIIQKGEEARIVRATIYSRNRHVLTMAVDDKGRFVPGAEPPKLDAVATAFDDNGTPVVTSGHDLPRVYDGIYRAALSYGMNSDMVALVVKLLASNVDFQAQLKPTDSLEAFFSVTDESGLATDDSELLYVNAKFGDAETRFYRFQDPDDNSIDYFDMDGKSIRQFLLRNPVPNGHFRSGFGMRRHPILGFSRMHTGVDWSAPRGTPIIAAGNGTVEKAGWDSGGYGNQTLIRHANGYVSSYNHQSAISKSVKPGAKVVQGQVIGWVGTTGLSTGPHLHYELVVNGNKVDPLRIRLPGGKSLKGDALAKFEKERERIDELLGKDEGNEVASK, from the coding sequence ATGATCACCGACAAGAAAATGGTCCGGTCGCTCGGCGATCAACCTCCGATCCTTGCGGATGGCCGCCGCGCGCCAGACCGGCGCGAGATCTCGGTACGCTGGCTATCGGGCACGTTCCTCACCGGCATTACTTCGAGCCTTTTAATGGGCGTTGCACTGTTTGCGGCTCTCGACGGGCGACAGCAGCTGGCGATCCCGGCCGAGGCCTTTGCCGCACTCGATCCCTCCGCTCCAGGTAGCGCACCGATCAATACCGCCAAGCGCGGCGACCGCATCCTCTCGCCAAACGTCGTCGCCAAGCCGGCCGACAAGACGGTCATGGAAGTGTCGACGATGATCCACGACGGCGAAAAGGAGGTTGTCCGCCGGCAGCCCTTCGTCCACGTCAAGATGGCACTCGCGGCCAATCATCAGACGTCCGAAAACTATCCCGCATTCGACCCGCTGGCGATCTTCGCGACCGATGATGGTGACGCCGAAGCTCCGGCGGCAAGGACGGGCACCATCTACGGTTCGGATGTCGAATCCGAAGTGGCGCTGAAAACCGTCGACTTTCCGTTGAAAGGATCGGGCTTGAGCTTCGGCCCATCCATGTCGCTCGACGAGGTGGAGGAAAACGTCCGCACCAACGGTTCGGTCCTGACGGAGGGCAATACGCAGGTTGCTTCGCTCTTCTATGTCGACCCGCAACGCTTCGCTTCGGATGCGGGCGATCTCGATCTGATCCAGGGGCTTTCGGCCCGGATCGTCGAGGAGAACATGAGCGTTTCGGCCTACGAGAATATCACCAAGCAGAGCACCGAATACGCCGACGACGTCATACCGGTGCGCCGGCCGACACCGATCGCGACCGTGATGATGAATGCCGGCTATGCCAAGGCGCAGGCCGAGGATGCCGGAGGCTACATCGAAGAGGCACTCGGCGCCAAGGAACTCGCCGCCGGCGACGTCCTGCGCATCGGCATCATCCAGAAAGGCGAAGAGGCGCGCATCGTGCGCGCCACCATCTACTCGCGCAATCGTCACGTGCTCACCATGGCCGTCGACGACAAGGGCCGTTTCGTCCCCGGTGCCGAGCCGCCGAAACTCGATGCGGTCGCGACGGCCTTCGACGACAACGGCACGCCGGTCGTCACCAGCGGCCATGATCTGCCCCGCGTTTACGACGGTATCTATCGAGCCGCCCTCTCCTACGGCATGAACTCCGACATGGTGGCCCTGGTGGTCAAGCTGTTGGCAAGCAATGTCGACTTCCAGGCGCAGTTGAAGCCGACAGATTCACTCGAGGCGTTCTTCTCCGTCACCGACGAAAGCGGGCTCGCGACGGATGATTCCGAACTTCTCTACGTGAATGCCAAGTTCGGCGACGCCGAAACCCGGTTCTACCGTTTCCAGGACCCGGACGACAATTCGATCGACTACTTCGACATGGACGGCAAGAGCATCCGCCAGTTTCTTTTGCGCAATCCCGTTCCGAACGGCCATTTCCGTTCCGGTTTCGGCATGCGCCGGCACCCGATCCTCGGCTTCTCCCGCATGCATACGGGTGTTGACTGGTCGGCGCCGCGCGGCACGCCGATCATCGCGGCCGGCAATGGTACGGTCGAGAAGGCCGGCTGGGACTCCGGCGGCTACGGCAACCAGACGCTGATCCGGCACGCCAACGGCTACGTCTCGTCCTACAACCACCAGAGCGCGATCTCCAAGAGCGTCAAGCCGGGCGCCAAGGTCGTCCAGGGCCAGGTGATCGGCTGGGTCGGTACGACCGGGCTTTCGACCGGTCCGCATCTCCACTACGAGCTGGTCGTAAACGGCAACAAGGTCGATCCCCTGCGCATCCGCCTGCCCGGCGGCAAATCGCTCAAAGGAGATGCGCTGGCGAAGTTCGAGAAGGAACGCGAACGGATCGATGAACTTCTCGGCAAGGACGAGGGCAACGAGGTTGCGAGCAAGTAA
- the clpB gene encoding ATP-dependent chaperone ClpB: MNIEKYSERVRGFLQSAQTYALAEGHQQFTPEHVLKVLLDDDQGMAASLIERAGGDPREARAGTAAALAKLPKVSGGNGSVYLSQPLAKVFTAAEQAAKKAGDSFVTVERLLLALAIESSAATASILSKAGVTPTKLNQVINEIRKGRTADSANAEQGFDSLKKYARDLTAEAREGKLDPVIGRDDEIRRTIQVLSRRTKNNPVLIGEPGVGKTAIAEGLALRIVNGDVPESLKDKRLMALDMGALIAGAKFRGEFEERLKAVLNEVQSENGEIILFIDEMHTLVGAGKADGAMDASNLLKPALARGELHCVGATTLDEYRKHVEKDAALARRFQPVMVDEPTVEDTISILRGLKEKYEQHHKVRISDSALVAAVTLSNRYITDRFLPDKAIDLMDEAASRLRMQVDSKPEELDELDRRVIQLKIEREALKKETDASSKDRLAKLELDLASLEEEAAALTARWQAEKQKLGQAADLKKQLDEARIELQIVQRKGEFQRAGELAYGVIPKLEKALADAESQDGSSADAMVQEVVTPDNIAHIVSRWTGIPVDKMLEGEREKLLRMEDELAKWVVGQGDAVQAVSRAVRRSRAGLQDPNRPIGSFIFLGPTGVGKTELTKALARFLFDDETALMRIDMSEYMEKHSVARLIGAPPGYVGYEEGGALTESVRRRPYQVVLFDEIEKAHPDVFNVLLQVLDDGRLTDGQGRTVDFKNTMIIMTSNLGAEYLTALGENEDSNVAYDQVMARVREAFRPEFLNRVDEIILFHRLRRSEMGAIVDIQLERLRKLLADRKITIELEDDARAFLADKGYDPAYGARPLKRAIQKYVQDPLAEKMLQGEFPDGSVVKVLAGSDRLNFKRGTSSEKEAA, translated from the coding sequence ATGAATATCGAGAAATATTCCGAGCGTGTCCGCGGTTTCCTGCAATCGGCGCAGACCTATGCGTTGGCAGAGGGACACCAGCAGTTCACGCCCGAGCACGTCCTCAAGGTATTGCTCGACGATGATCAGGGCATGGCCGCGTCCTTGATCGAGCGCGCCGGCGGTGATCCACGCGAGGCGCGGGCCGGCACGGCTGCCGCTCTGGCCAAGCTTCCGAAAGTTTCCGGCGGCAATGGTTCCGTCTACCTGTCGCAGCCGCTCGCCAAGGTTTTCACTGCAGCCGAACAGGCCGCGAAGAAGGCCGGCGACAGCTTCGTGACCGTCGAGCGCCTGCTCCTGGCGCTGGCGATCGAAAGCTCGGCTGCGACCGCATCGATCCTGTCGAAGGCGGGCGTCACGCCGACCAAGCTCAACCAGGTCATCAATGAAATCCGTAAGGGGCGCACGGCCGACAGCGCCAATGCCGAGCAGGGCTTCGACTCGCTCAAGAAATACGCGCGCGACCTGACGGCGGAAGCGCGGGAGGGCAAGCTCGACCCGGTGATCGGCCGCGACGACGAAATCCGTCGCACGATCCAGGTGCTTTCGCGCCGGACCAAGAACAACCCGGTGTTGATCGGTGAGCCCGGCGTCGGCAAGACGGCGATCGCCGAAGGCCTGGCGCTACGCATCGTCAACGGTGACGTGCCAGAGAGTCTCAAGGACAAGCGGCTGATGGCGCTCGATATGGGCGCGCTGATAGCCGGCGCGAAATTCCGCGGTGAATTCGAGGAGCGGCTGAAGGCGGTGCTCAACGAGGTCCAGTCGGAAAACGGTGAAATCATTCTCTTCATCGACGAGATGCACACGCTTGTCGGCGCTGGCAAGGCAGACGGGGCCATGGATGCCTCGAACCTCTTGAAGCCCGCGCTTGCGCGCGGCGAATTGCACTGCGTCGGCGCGACGACGCTCGACGAGTATCGCAAGCATGTCGAGAAGGATGCCGCCCTTGCCCGCCGCTTCCAGCCAGTGATGGTGGACGAACCGACGGTTGAGGACACCATTTCGATCCTGCGCGGTCTCAAGGAAAAGTATGAACAGCACCACAAGGTACGGATCTCGGATTCCGCGCTGGTGGCCGCCGTGACGCTTTCCAACCGCTATATCACCGACCGCTTCCTGCCGGACAAGGCAATCGACCTGATGGACGAGGCTGCATCGCGCCTCAGGATGCAGGTCGACTCCAAGCCGGAGGAACTCGACGAACTCGACCGGCGCGTCATCCAGTTGAAGATCGAGCGCGAAGCCCTGAAGAAGGAGACCGACGCATCCTCCAAGGATCGCCTCGCAAAACTGGAACTCGACCTGGCCTCTCTTGAAGAGGAAGCTGCCGCGCTAACGGCGCGCTGGCAGGCTGAAAAGCAGAAACTCGGGCAAGCTGCCGATCTCAAGAAACAGCTCGACGAGGCGCGCATCGAGCTTCAGATCGTTCAGCGCAAGGGTGAATTCCAGCGTGCTGGCGAACTCGCCTACGGCGTGATCCCGAAACTCGAGAAGGCGCTTGCCGACGCTGAAAGTCAGGACGGTTCGAGTGCCGATGCGATGGTGCAAGAGGTCGTTACGCCCGACAACATCGCCCACATCGTTTCGCGCTGGACCGGCATTCCCGTCGACAAGATGCTCGAAGGCGAGCGCGAGAAGCTGCTCAGGATGGAAGACGAACTGGCAAAATGGGTCGTCGGCCAAGGCGATGCGGTGCAGGCCGTCTCGCGGGCGGTCCGGCGTTCCCGCGCCGGGCTTCAGGATCCCAACCGTCCGATCGGCTCGTTCATCTTCCTTGGACCTACCGGCGTCGGCAAGACGGAGTTGACCAAGGCGCTTGCCCGGTTCCTCTTCGATGACGAGACGGCGCTGATGCGGATCGACATGTCGGAGTACATGGAGAAGCACTCCGTTGCCCGGCTGATCGGTGCGCCTCCCGGTTACGTCGGCTACGAAGAGGGCGGCGCACTGACCGAATCCGTCCGCCGCCGGCCCTACCAGGTCGTGCTCTTCGACGAGATCGAGAAGGCGCATCCGGATGTCTTCAACGTGCTCTTGCAGGTGCTTGACGACGGACGGTTGACCGATGGTCAGGGGCGCACGGTCGACTTCAAGAACACGATGATCATCATGACCTCAAACCTCGGTGCGGAATACCTGACCGCGCTTGGCGAGAACGAGGACAGCAATGTGGCTTATGATCAGGTAATGGCGAGGGTGAGAGAAGCCTTCCGTCCGGAATTCCTGAACCGTGTTGACGAGATCATCCTGTTCCACCGCCTGCGTCGCTCGGAAATGGGTGCAATTGTCGATATCCAGCTCGAAAGGCTGCGCAAGCTGCTTGCCGATCGCAAGATCACGATCGAATTGGAAGACGATGCGCGTGCCTTCCTGGCTGACAAGGGCTATGACCCCGCCTACGGCGCTCGGCCCTTGAAGCGGGCGATCCAGAAATATGTTCAGGATCCGCTGGCCGAAAAGATGCTGCAGGGCGAGTTCCCGGACGGCTCGGTCGTGAAGGTTCTTGCCGGCTCCGACCGGCTGAACTTCAAAAGGGGCACGTCCTCAGAGAAGGAGGCCGCGTAA
- a CDS encoding DUF4167 domain-containing protein: protein MRPGQQNKRGRGRNNNNNNGNNNHNRKGSNPLTRTYDSSGPDVKIRGTAQHIAEKYAALARDAQSSGDRVMAENYLQHAEHYNRIIAAAQAQMQDRFQREERQDYQERDVVDRDQDDLDQVYAEEAPVSVAAQPPVSAPQPVMDGSGPQPVIEGTPAEVAMEEETPAAASSRPASRRRSASRPRRQPRRGAQDEASGDAQPGGEASGDAPALATSE from the coding sequence ATGAGGCCAGGACAGCAAAACAAGCGCGGCCGTGGGCGAAATAACAACAACAACAACGGAAACAACAATCACAATCGTAAGGGATCCAATCCGCTTACGCGGACTTACGACAGCTCCGGTCCTGACGTGAAGATTCGCGGTACGGCCCAGCACATCGCCGAGAAGTACGCCGCCCTTGCGCGTGACGCCCAGAGCTCCGGCGACCGCGTCATGGCCGAAAACTACCTGCAGCACGCCGAACACTACAACCGCATCATCGCGGCTGCCCAGGCACAGATGCAGGATCGTTTCCAGCGCGAAGAGCGCCAGGACTATCAGGAAAGAGACGTGGTCGATCGCGATCAGGACGATCTGGATCAGGTCTATGCCGAAGAGGCACCTGTCTCAGTTGCAGCCCAGCCTCCGGTGAGCGCACCTCAGCCGGTTATGGACGGTTCCGGTCCGCAGCCGGTGATCGAAGGCACGCCTGCCGAAGTTGCAATGGAAGAAGAAACGCCTGCGGCGGCCTCCAGCCGCCCGGCCTCTCGCCGTCGCAGCGCGAGCCGTCCGCGCCGGCAGCCGCGCCGCGGCGCGCAGGACGAAGCATCGGGCGACGCCCAGCCGGGCGGAGAAGCATCCGGCGACGCGCCGGCGCTTGCCACCTCGGAATAA
- the prmC gene encoding peptide chain release factor N(5)-glutamine methyltransferase, with product MSETLDRLLAESRDRLKAAGIETAALDARHLISGLLDLSLADLMARGGEAVDDTVAARIRAAIDRRTAREPVYRILGEREFYGLILKLSKDTLEPRPDTETLVDCMIPHMRRIVARKEACRIIDLGTGTGAICLALLDQVLEASGLGTDISEDALATARDNAERNGLAGRFQTLRSDWFEGVEGRFDVIVSNPPYIQSRVVDELEPEVKFYDPAAALDGGDDGLDAYRAIALHADRHLEADGVIGLEIGFDQKQAVTALFAAQGLRLHDSAKDLGGNDRVLLLKRDGECGSDR from the coding sequence ATGTCCGAGACGCTCGACCGCCTTCTTGCCGAAAGCCGCGACAGGCTGAAGGCCGCCGGTATCGAGACGGCGGCGCTCGATGCGCGGCATCTGATATCGGGGCTGCTCGACCTTTCGCTTGCCGACTTGATGGCGCGAGGAGGGGAGGCGGTCGACGACACTGTTGCGGCGCGCATCCGTGCCGCCATCGACCGCCGCACAGCGCGCGAGCCGGTCTACCGCATCCTGGGTGAAAGAGAGTTCTATGGACTGATCCTCAAGCTCTCGAAGGACACGCTCGAACCGAGACCGGACACGGAAACGCTGGTTGATTGCATGATCCCGCATATGCGACGGATTGTCGCCCGCAAGGAGGCCTGCCGGATCATCGATCTCGGCACGGGAACAGGGGCAATCTGTCTCGCTCTTCTCGATCAGGTACTTGAAGCCAGCGGTCTTGGTACCGATATATCGGAAGACGCCTTGGCAACGGCGCGCGACAACGCAGAGCGCAACGGCCTTGCTGGACGCTTCCAGACGCTTCGGAGCGACTGGTTCGAGGGGGTCGAAGGGCGGTTCGATGTGATCGTCTCAAATCCGCCTTATATCCAGTCCAGAGTTGTCGATGAGCTTGAGCCGGAAGTGAAATTTTATGATCCGGCCGCTGCTCTTGATGGCGGAGATGACGGGCTTGATGCCTATCGTGCCATCGCCCTTCACGCCGATCGTCATCTTGAAGCAGACGGCGTAATCGGCTTGGAAATCGGTTTCGATCAAAAGCAGGCGGTAACGGCGCTGTTCGCGGCGCAAGGGTTGCGCTTGCACGACAGCGCGAAGGACCTTGGTGGCAACGACCGGGTCCTCTTGTTGAAGCGCGACGGAGAATGCGGCAGCGATCGTTGA
- the prfA gene encoding peptide chain release factor 1 produces the protein MAKLPVEKMRELERRFGEIEARMSAGPSADVYVKLASEYSELQPVVTKIRAYEKATAELTDINAMLSDRTTDKEMRDLAEMEKPDVEEQIEALEQDIQILLLPKDAADEKSAILEIRAGTGGSEAALFAGDLFRMYERYASTKGWRVEVLSASEGEAGGYKEIIATVSGRGVFSRLKFESGVHRVQRVPETEASGRIHTSAATVAVLPEAEEIDIEIRPEDIRIDTMRSSGAGGQHVNTTDSAVRITHIPTGIVVTSSEKSQHQNRAKAMQVLRSRLFDMERQRADSERSADRKSQVGSGDRSERIRTYNFPQGRLTDHRINLTLYKLDRMMEGEIDEVVDALLADHQASQLALLGEQQG, from the coding sequence GAACTGGAGCGCCGGTTCGGTGAAATCGAAGCTCGCATGTCGGCCGGGCCGTCGGCGGACGTCTATGTGAAACTGGCCTCGGAATATTCCGAGCTGCAGCCGGTCGTGACGAAGATCCGCGCCTACGAGAAGGCGACGGCTGAACTTACCGACATCAACGCGATGCTTTCCGACCGGACGACGGACAAGGAGATGCGCGACCTCGCGGAGATGGAAAAGCCCGACGTCGAGGAGCAGATCGAGGCGCTCGAGCAAGACATTCAGATCCTGCTCCTACCGAAAGATGCGGCGGACGAAAAAAGCGCGATCCTTGAAATCCGCGCCGGCACCGGCGGCTCGGAAGCGGCGCTCTTTGCCGGCGACCTCTTTCGCATGTACGAGCGTTATGCCTCGACCAAGGGCTGGCGTGTCGAGGTTCTGTCGGCGAGCGAGGGCGAGGCCGGCGGCTACAAGGAAATCATCGCCACCGTGTCGGGTCGCGGCGTTTTCTCGCGATTAAAGTTCGAATCCGGCGTCCACCGGGTGCAGCGCGTGCCGGAGACCGAGGCGAGCGGACGCATCCATACCTCCGCTGCCACTGTTGCCGTGCTGCCCGAGGCTGAGGAGATCGACATCGAGATCCGGCCCGAGGATATCCGCATCGATACGATGCGGTCTTCGGGCGCAGGCGGCCAGCACGTCAATACGACCGACTCGGCGGTCCGCATTACGCATATTCCGACGGGCATCGTCGTCACGAGTTCGGAGAAATCGCAGCATCAGAACCGCGCCAAGGCCATGCAGGTGCTGCGCTCACGGCTCTTTGACATGGAGCGCCAGCGCGCCGACAGCGAGCGTTCGGCGGATCGCAAGAGCCAGGTGGGGTCCGGCGATCGCTCGGAGCGTATCCGCACCTATAATTTCCCGCAGGGGCGCCTCACGGATCATCGCATCAACCTGACGCTCTACAAGCTCGACCGGATGATGGAAGGCGAGATCGACGAGGTTGTGGATGCGTTGCTGGCGGATCATCAGGCGAGCCAGCTTGCACTTCTCGGCGAGCAGCAGGGTTGA